The following coding sequences are from one Megamonas funiformis window:
- a CDS encoding YhcH/YjgK/YiaL family protein, with the protein MIFSNIKNIDLTTIDERIKFCVDYFNEHDLINYNAGTYQTDREDICFRIDEYETQIAQERYWQAHEKHIDVYILLKGQERIDVNIYEGVIYHRDKIDDMLMLEEMPYTNINFLSNFGDILVCNPNEAHKTGIHMDLKNKFKIALFKIRI; encoded by the coding sequence ATGATTTTTAGCAATATAAAAAATATAGATTTAACCACTATAGATGAACGAATTAAATTTTGTGTAGATTATTTTAATGAACATGATTTAATAAATTATAATGCAGGAACATATCAAACAGACAGAGAGGATATTTGTTTTCGCATTGATGAATATGAAACACAAATTGCTCAGGAAAGATATTGGCAAGCACATGAAAAACATATAGATGTATATATTTTATTAAAGGGACAAGAACGCATAGATGTTAATATCTATGAAGGTGTAATTTATCATCGTGATAAGATAGACGATATGTTGATGTTAGAAGAAATGCCATACACAAATATTAATTTTTTGAGCAATTTTGGTGATATTTTAGTTTGTAATCCAAATGAAGCGCATAAGACAGGAATTCATATGGATTTAAAGAATAAATTTAAGA